The genomic segment tgtggtcagtatatagtatacatttatatacatgggggtcagtatatagtatacattcatatatgggggtcaatatatagtatacattcatatatatgggggccagtatatagtatacattcatatatatgggggtcagtatatagtatgcatttatatatatgggggtcagtatatagtatacattcatatatatggcgGTCAGTATATAGGTTACATTCATAtacatgggggtcagtatatagtatacattcatatatttggggtcagtatatagtgtacatttaaatatgggggtcagtatatagtatacattcatatatgggggtcagtatatagtataaattcatttgtggggatgagtatatagtatacttttatatatatatatatatatatatatatatatatatatatgtgtgtgtgtgtgtgtcagtatatagtataaattcatatatggaggtcagtatatagcatacattcatatatgtggtcagtatatagtatacattcatatataagggggtcagtatatagtatacattcatatatatgggggtcagtatatagtatacattcatatatatggaggtcagtatatagtatacattcatatatatggggtcagtatatagtatacattcatatatatgggggtcagtatatagtatacattcatatatatgtgggtcagtatattgtatacattcatatatttgGGGTCAgtgtatagtatacattcatatatggtggtcagtatatagtataaattcatttgtGGGGACGAGTATATAGTatactttcatatatatatatatatatatatatatgtgtgtgtcagtatatagtataaattcatataagggggtcagtatatagtaaacattcatatatgtggtcagtatatagtatacatccatatatatgggggtcagtatatagtatatattcatatatatgggggccagtatatagtatacattcatatgtgtggtcagtatatagcatacattcatatatgtggtcagtatatagtatacattcatatgtgtggtcagtataaagtatacattcatatgtgtggtcagtatatagtatacattcatatacatagtggtcagtatatagtatacattcatatatatggggtcaatatatagtatacgtTCGTATATgggtgtcagtatatagtatacatatatatgggggtcagtatatagtatacatttatatatatatatatatatatatacatgtatgtatatgggggtcaGTTAATAGTATACATTCAGATATagggtcaatatatagtatacattcatatatgggggtcagtatatagtatacattcatatgtatgGTCAttttatagtatacattcatatgtgtggtcagtatatagtatacattcatatgtgtggtcagtatatagtatatattcatatatatatgggggtcagtatatagtatacattcatatatgggggtcaatagatagtatacattcatatatatgagggtcagtatatagtatacattcatatatttggggtcagtatatagtatacattcatatatatgggggccagtatatagtatacattcatatgtgtggtcagtatatagtatacattcatatgtgtggtcagtatatagtatacattcatatgtgtggtcagtatatagtatacattcatatatttggtcagtatatagtatacattcatatatgggggtcagtatatagtataaattcatttgtGGGGACGAGTATATAGTttactttcatatatatatatatatatatatatatatatatatatatatatatgtggtcattatatagtataaattcatatatgggggtcagtagatagtaaacattcatatatgtggtcagtatatagtatacattcatatgtgtggtcattatatagtatacattcatatatatgggggtcagtatatagtatacattcatatatatgggatcagtatatagtatacattcatatatgggggtcagtatatagtatacattcatatatatatatatatatatatatatatatatatatatataggggtcagttaaTAGTATACATTTagatataggatcagtatatagtatacattcatatatggtggtcagtatatagtatacattcatatgtgtggtcactatatagtatacattcatatgtgtggtcagtatatagtatacattcatatgtgtggtcagtatatagtatacattcatatatatgggggtcagtatatagtatacattcatatatgggggtcaatatatagtatacattcatatatatgggggtcagtatatcgtatacattcatatatatgggggtcagtatatagtataaattcatatatatgggggtcagtatatagtatacattcatatacatgggggtcagtatataggatACATTCATATatttggggtcagtatatagtatacattcatatatggggtcagtatatagtatacattcatatatgggggtcagtatatagtataaattcatttgtGGGGACGAGTATATAGTatactttcatatatatatatatatatatatatatatatatatatatatatatatatatgtatatatatatatatatatatatatatatatatatatatatatgtggtcattatatagtataaattcatatatggggatcagtatatagtaaacattcatatgtgtggtcagtatatagtatacattcatatgtgtggtcagtatatagtatacattcatatgtgtggtcataatatagtatacattcatatatatgggggacagtatatagtatacattcatatatatgggatcagtatatagtatacattcatatatgggggtcagtatatagtatacatatatatgggggtcagtatatcgtatacattcatatatatatatatatatatatatatatatatatatgggggtcagttaaTAGTATACATTTagatataggatcagtatatagtatacattcatatatggtggtcagtatatagtatacattcatatgtgtggtcactatatagtatacattcacatgtgtggtcagtatatagtatacattcatatgtgtggtcagtatatagtatacattcatatatatgggggtcagtatatagtattcattcatatatgggggtcaatatatagtatacattcatatatatgggggtcagtatatagtatacattcatatacatgggggtcagtatataggatacattcatatatatgggggtcagtatatagtatacattcatatacatgggggtcagtatataggatacattcatatatatgggggtcagtatatagcatacattcatatgtgtggtcagtatatagtaaacattcatatatgggggtcagtatttagtatacattcatatatatgggggtcagtatatagtatacgttcatatatatgggggtcagtatatagtatacattcatatatatgggggtcagtatatagcatacattcatatgtgtggtcagtatatagtatacattcatatatatgggggtcagtaaatagtatacattcatatatatggggtcagtatatagtatacattcatgtatgggggtcagtatatagtatacatatatatgtgtggtcagtatatagtatacattcatatgtgtggtcagtatatagtatacattcatatgtgtggtcagtatatagtatacattcatatatatgggggtcagtatgtagtatacattcatatatatgggggtcagtatatagcacacATTAATATGtatggtcagtatatagaatacattcatatatatggggtcagtatatagtatacattcatatatatgggggtcagtatatagcacacATTAATATgtatggtcagtatatagtatacattcatatatatggggtcagtatatagtatacattcatatatatgggggccagtatatagtatacattcatatgtgtggtcagtatatagcatacattcatatgtgtggtcagtatatagtatacattcatatgtgtggtcagtataaagtatacattcatatgtgtggtcagtatatagtatacattcatatacatagtggtcagtatatagtatacattcatatatatggggtcaatatatagtatacgtTCGTATATgggtgtcagtatatagtatacatatatatgggggtcagtatatagtatacatttatatatatatatatatatatatatatatatatatatatatatatatatatatacatgtatgtatatgggggtcaGTTAATAGTATACATTCAGATATagggtcaatatatagtatacattcatatatgggggtcagtatatagtatacattcatatgtatggtcagtatatagtatacattcatatgtgtggtcagtatatagtatacattcatatgtgtggtcagtatatagtatatattcatatatatatgggggtcagtatatagtatacattcatatatgggggtcaatagatagtatacattcatatatatgagggtcagtatatagtatacattcatatatttggggtcagtatatagtatacattcatatatatgggggccagtatatagtatacattcatatgtgtggtcagtatatagtatacattcatatgtgtggtcagtatatagtatacattcatatgtgtggtcagtatatagtatacattcatatatttggtcagtatatagtatacattcatatatgggggtcagtatatagtataaattcatttgtGGGGACGAGTATATAGTttactttcatatatatatatatatatatatatatatatatatgtggtcattatatagtataaattcatatatgggggtcagtagatagtaaacattcatatatgtggtcagtatatagtatacattcatatgtgtggtcattatatagtatacattcatatatatgggggtcagtatatagtatacattcatatatatgggatcagtatatagtatacattcatatatgggggtcagtatatagtatacattcatatatatatatatatatatatatatatatatatatataggggtcagttaaTAGTATACATTTagatataggatcagtatatagtatacattcatatatggtggtcagtatatagtatacattcatatgtgtggtcactatatagtatacattcatatgtgtggtcagtatatagtatacattcatatgtgtggtcagtatatagtatacattcatatatatgggggtcagtatatagtatacattcatatatgggggtcaatatatagtatacattcatatatatgggggtcagtatatcgtatacattcatatatatgggggtcagtatatagtatacattcatatatatgggggtcagtatatagtatacattcatatacatgggggtcagtatataggatACATTCATATatttggggtcagtatatagtatacattcatatatggggtcagtatatagtatacattcatatatgggggtcagtatatagtataaattcatttgtGGGGACGAGTATATAGTatactttcatatatatatatatatatatatatatatatatatatgtatatatatatatatatatatatatatatatatatatgtggtcattatatagtataaattcatatatggggatcagtatatagtaaacattcatatatgtggtcagtatatagtatacattcatatatatgggggtcagtatatagtatatattcatatatatgggagccagtatatagtataaattcatatatggtggtcagtatatagtatacattcatatgtgtggtcagtatatagtatacattcatatgtgtggtcagtatatagtatacattcatatgtgtggtcagtatatagtatacattcatatgtgtggtcataatatagtatacattcatatatatgggggacagtatatagtatacattcatatatatgggatcagtatatagtatacattcatatatgggggtcagtatatagtatacatatatatgggggtcagtatatcgtatacattcatatatatatatatatatatatatatatatatatatatatatatatgggggtcagttaaTAGTATACATTTagatataggatcagtatatagtatacattcatatatggtggtcagtatatagtatacattcatatgtgtggtcactatatagtatacattcacatgtgtggtcagtatatagtatacattcatatgtgtggtcagtatatagtatacattcatatatatgggggtcagtatatagtattcattcatatatgggggtcaatatatagtatacattcatatatatgggggtcagtatatagtatacattcatatatatgggggtcagtatatagtatacattcatatatatgggggtcagtatatagtatacattcatatacatgggggtcagtatataggatacattcatatatatgggggtcagtatatagcatacattcatatgtgtggtcagtatatagtaaacattcatatatgggggtcagtatatagtatacattcatatatatgggggtcagtatatagtatacgttcatatatatgaggtcagtatatagtatacgttcATATATATGggttcagtatatagtatacattcatatatatgggggtcagtatatagtatacgttcATATATAtgagggtcagtatatagtatacattcatatatatgggggtcagtatatagtagacattcatatatgggggtcagtatatagtataaattcatttgtggggacgagtatatagtacatttttatgtggggtcattattagtgttgagcagcataggccaaaatttgaattcgcaatatttcacgaacatatggacgaatattcgtcatatattcgctaaattcgcatattcgtaatattcacgttatattttcacatatgcaaaaattagcataaacgaacatttgcatgtgcgaaaattaccatatgcaaaaTATTTGCATTAATGAAAattctcatatgcaaattttcacatatgcgaaaatttgtacgccagtctcacagtagtattagagccttctttacaccacacaagcagagagggatgatcactgtaatgtgtactgtgaaaaaaaaatttgtcatttcgaatatatagtgctatattggcgaatattcgcgaatttgcgtatatgcgatattcgcgaataatattcgcattgcgaatatttgcgaacaacactagtgttgaccaccagacgaaggggcagccgtcacgccccctcaaaaaaagcgctatggcagagcgagagattgccaaaggcagcgctgcatcagtcccccaaaaaatttgagttcctggatttaaatatctatattcaggatgactgttcgcatactgccaactattttaaggaggtggatgcaaacagatacctcgactttaacagttgccatctgaaataatggaagaagaacattccattcggtcaaatgaaaagaatccgaaggaattgttcttccacacaaaaatgcctacaacaactagataacctggaggatcgttttaaacaaaaagggtatcccaaaccccttatacaaggagcacgccagagagtgggcgaattagaacaaagtgcttgcttgaaaaataataaacagggtaatgcagaggggggttataatgatgaatttgattctgtttttctaactaggtattacacttcacacaccaatatttaaaataaattttttttttatttttttgtataggtaatatcaccagctcatattattgtgtcatgattactggcaccatatgtagtcccccagttattcttctttagatgttttccgtgtcctgtgcagtatctctcccagaagtccacttgatggcccccgtggtggtctacaccccgaagtcatcaatttttactctaagagagagtttgcagctgtttctggagacggtcaacaataacctttgcatggtggaataataggtcacgatgtttatcaggatcagtagaagcatcacccactcgatgattatgatggggatttcacggatctcgtcccagtcttcatcattatagaataattcctttaatgtttcatatccaaaatagaaaactacacagacaaaagtcaggccacagcaggtgcatctactatggtggatgactttttttgctcctggtaatttatacatctggatggactgcccaaggtagtataagacttcacatgtaatggaaattatcgtgctgacaaagtgtatcctgggatattcttcgggggacaatacatgcatgatagctgtggcaaaacaggaggcccacacaatggccagcaggatcctctggatcaggacctgatgacccctgaactcttcagtatgcataaccatatacttataaataagaaaggttagtaccaaagtgccaatggacatccctatgaatccaattctgaataatatgctttcgggaaagaaatttcccacgtcactgtgaaggaaaagaaaccaatgttattatggatatttcctcactcccaacccatgaaataagaatcatatgcttgtttatcttacctgatgctcatcagtggcgaggctgcatggccgaggacgaccttcacgatgtagctggtggcaagccaggccacacaccaaaacgccaacaggagggggacgaaccccagtccttttagctccattttagacaagtagaaaaagaagacgctaatctcactattctcactaatctcactggaacagactgaaggctcgggcggctgtcagtgggatgtcaagactccagctgtctatgacatcacatgtgacatgtcagaatgactgcttgtttctttgagctgccatgatttagtatctgctatagacagaacctgatgattttactatggaccttacagacctcagaacccaagtaattagtgcaggggctccattttgatcatctcatatttcacattatttgagttccagggctcagatacatttgcaccctctatagcagtggtcttcaagctgtgaacccccaaccgctgcagaaccacaactcacagcatgcccagacagcaactatgcataaggaaatagtctaattaaacttttcttatatatagaatccctgaaatctccaatctctccttttattggtttatgatctgtgttacttatttgtaaaaaacaatgtttctgattgtctgccaccccatacttatgggctatctcttcaaacgactttatttgacctaaagtgtataattgatttacataaataagccccttttcatccaaaagagtgaatctttaattttaaggaattctttaagtgctttattcgaccataatgaagtaaagtcaaaactccatgtgatttaaaaacatttttaagttcctcccatactttattatatagatatgcatgggtgtagtgagtatcccagcttccaaaatctcaaaaatatccttataacgacccattagggtatgttcacactacagtgtgtgaatggaatctccgctcgctgaattcatcgagcggagattcagactggcagccggcggcagCGGTAgaaccgggcggcactgagccgtcaccattgacagctatgcagtgctcgaggacttccgtgcaaagaatgaacatgttctttctttgcgccgaacaatttcagtggcgctgaaattccgcagtgtgaacgggtcccgcggaaacccattcacactaatgttaagttcacaccgcggaattcggctctcggaattccgcccgttgaattccgcaggaattccgtagtttgaacatactcttagagagaaaaaataggactacattttccctccttctcataatagtctgcaattttagtgctaaaatgtacctaaaaaaaaaagtgcccaacccccatcgtgcacGGATAacattaaagaaacatatttcattctcgtgctttcctgccccaaagtagtgaatttaataaagaaataagagcttggaaccatttttctgatatccatacagtatagaaacatagaatgtgtca from the Hyla sarda isolate aHylSar1 chromosome 8, aHylSar1.hap1, whole genome shotgun sequence genome contains:
- the LOC130284742 gene encoding uncharacterized protein LOC130284742, with product MELKGLGFVPLLLAFWCVAWLATSYIVKVVLGHAASPLMSISDVGNFFPESILFRIGFIGMSIGTLVLTFLIYKYMVMHTEEFRGHQVLIQRILLAIVWASCFATAIMHVLSPEEYPRIHFVSTIISITCEVLYYLGQSIQMYKLPGAKKVIHHSRCTCCGLTFVCVVFYFGYETLKELFYNDEDWDEIREIPIIIIEWVMLLLILINIVTYYSTMQRLLLTVSRNSCKLSLRVKIDDFGV